Sequence from the Gammaproteobacteria bacterium genome:
TCGGCTGTTAACCGATTGGTCGCTGGTTCGAGTCCGGCCCGGGGAGCCAATTACTAATATTGGTAATTACCTAGGTACAATATTATAGGATCCATGCAACCTAGTACCAAAATACGTTGTGATCCACGCCAAGGAAAAAATCTCTTTTAGACTATATTTTGACTGCTTTGAAGGAAACGAGGACATAACTATATGTTTTTATAAAGAAATGGATACCTAGATAGTTACTAATATTAAAACCTAGTCCAAAAAATTTTAATTACTTCGATAGAAGAAAACGCCGCTATCAACTAGCGGCGTTTTTATTTTGACTCAGTAGTAAGATATAAACGGTACTCCTTTCTAAAATGCGTACATAAATGTTGATGCGCGCAACGTAAAAATAATTCGTTCTCCGTTGACAGGCATTTGGACCTGCAACTGGAGTCCTGGTTGGGCAGTCTCAACCTGAGTCCTGCCTATGCCTGCAGCGCAATATTGGAACCCGGCCTTGCTGTGACCGTCTCACGCTCATCGTCTATATGGTTAGCAAGGAGGCCTCCATCGTCGCGGACGCGATGATTTCCTTTCGCTGCTCATGTGCAAACCATCATGACCGACAATGGCAAGGAATTTTTCCAACATTAACGAATCTTCAAGGAACTGAACTCGGAATTCTACTTTGTTCATCCCCTATTCCTCCTGGGAGCGTGATGCCAGTCAACTACTCCGCCGTAAAGGGCGAGGCTTGTGAAAGCAAGTCTTGGAGTTGACCAGTTCGGTCGCTTTGCGACGAGACCTTATCGTGGAATCCACGCAAGCGGTGTAATAGGACTCCGGGATGCTTGTTCAGTTCCGGACACTGCGGTCAGTGGTTAACAAGAATACGGGGTCGAAGCCAGTGCTGCTAGGATGGACTTGAAAGGGTACAAAAACCCACGAATAAGCGAGCGAAGAGAGTCACACCGCAAAGTGTGCGTCACTTGGGCCGCGTAAGGGCTGACAGCTGGGAAAGACGGCAACTTTAAAATTTTGCTATCCAACGGGGCGGAGAAAACCGTCTCATTTCCTCCCCGCACTGAAGGGAGAGGTTTCTCGGAGACACTGAGGAATGGACTGCCGACCGTTCTTTCCAAAGAATAATGAATCTTAAATTTATTTCTGAAAAACTCATCAAGAAGGCCAAGGATCTTTTGAATCACTGGCCACGAAAATGCCTCAGATTCAAAACTCCTTTTAATGTGTTCCGTTAGTGAATTACAATCCGCTAATTTTACTGTTGTTCTTTAAGGTTGAATCCGTCAAATGCCCGGCGTCATTAAAGCGTAATGGAAGTTCATGTTAATTTTGCTCCCATTATTAATGAGCCTGCATAGGCGGGTGAATTTTTGCAACCTAAGCCGCTATAGCGATTACCATGAGAAAATGTTTTCGCGTTGGTACCAAACTTTGATTCCAACACCAAAGACAGCGTTTCCTTTTCTTGACCCTACTGGATTGAGAGGTTTCCACGCCGAGGATTTATGAAAGGGATACGTAATATCTTTCTCGTGGGACTCATGGGAGCCGGTAAGACAACGGTTGGGCGTCAACTTGCCCGAGCGCTAGATCTCCCTTTTGAGGATAGCGATCGCGTCATCGAAACCCGCACCGGGGTCAGTATTTCTTTTATTTTCGAGCAGGAAGGAGAGGCGAATTTTCGGGCACGGGAAAAAACGGTCATCAATGAATTAACCGCAGCGAATGGGATCGTCCTCGCCACTGGCGGGGGTGCCATCTTGGATCCTGATAATCGATCCTGTCTGAAAAATCGTGGCTGCGTAATTTACTTGCGGGCACCTGTGGAGATATTGGTAACCCGTACCGCCCATGACCGTAGCCGTCCCCTCCTTCAGGGAACAAACTCTCATACCCGCCTTCACCAACTCCTGGAAGTTCGCGATCCTTTATATCGTGAAGTGGCGGATCTAATTCTGGATACCAGTAACCGCAGCATACGTGTCGTGGTCAGGGAACTGCTTTGGCGTCTCGGTCGCTATGCTGCTTGTTCTAATTCTTGACTGACTGTTGGGAAATACCGGCAACTTCAATTAACTTCAACTTAAAAATATAGGAGGACGGCGCTTTTTCCCTGCCTACCTAAAGGTGTGGGTTTCCGCGCCGAATTTAGATGACCATAATTCGCAAGGCAGTATTCCCCGTAGCTGGAATGGGAACACGCTTTTTACCCGCTACCAAGGCAAATCCCAAAGAAATGCTTCCCATCGTCGATAAACCGCTTATTCAGTACGCAGTAGAAGAGGCAATTGCCGCAGGCATTACCCAGATGATATTTGTCACCAGTTCCGCTAAACGCGCCATTGAGGACCATTTCGACTCCAACTTTGAGCTGGAGAACCTTTTGGAAAGCAAAGGCAAGAAGGATTTGCTGGGAATCGTGCGCGGAGTGCTACCCAAAGGGGTAACCTGCGCTTATGTACGTCAACCTGAGGCTCTGGGATTGGGCCACGCAGTGCTTTGCGCCCGCGAAGTAGTAGGCAATGAACCTTTCGCGGTGATTTTAGCTGATGATCTCATTGATGGTGGCGATCATGGAAGCTGTCTAAAACAAATGAAAGCCCATTACACAGAGTGTGGTTGCAGTATCCTTGGCGTGGAACAGGTGCCGATGGAAGAAACCCACCGTTATGGCATCGTCAAGACTGACACGATTTCAGATCGTGTCGCTCCAATTCGTTTAATTGTGGAAAAGCCAATTCCGGCCAAAGCACCATCAAACCTGGCGGTTGTTGGACGTTACCTCCTGACACCACGTATCTTTGAATTGCTTGCCGCCACTGAGCGTGGAGCAGGCGGTG
This genomic interval carries:
- the aroK gene encoding Shikimate kinase, with the protein product MKGIRNIFLVGLMGAGKTTVGRQLARALDLPFEDSDRVIETRTGVSISFIFEQEGEANFRAREKTVINELTAANGIVLATGGGAILDPDNRSCLKNRGCVIYLRAPVEILVTRTAHDRSRPLLQGTNSHTRLHQLLEVRDPLYREVADLILDTSNRSIRVVVRELLWRLGRYAACSNS
- the galU gene encoding UTP--glucose-1-phosphate uridylyltransferase, with the protein product MTIIRKAVFPVAGMGTRFLPATKANPKEMLPIVDKPLIQYAVEEAIAAGITQMIFVTSSAKRAIEDHFDSNFELENLLESKGKKDLLGIVRGVLPKGVTCAYVRQPEALGLGHAVLCAREVVGNEPFAVILADDLIDGGDHGSCLKQMKAHYTECGCSILGVEQVPMEETHRYGIVKTDTISDRVAPIRLIVEKPIPAKAPSNLAVVGRYLLTPRIFELLAATERGAGGEIQLTDAIAKLLTEESVFAYRFHGRRYDCGNKLGFLEATVEYGLKHPEVRDDFINYLRHFCQPKLF